The following proteins come from a genomic window of Rhodoligotrophos sp. CJ14:
- a CDS encoding VOC family protein: protein MKVRDFYPLITTPHLADVRDFYVAQFGFQVVFEASWFVYLIGPGEDGTRGATLAFMHPDHPTRPPGPESFNGLGMILTIEVGDAASAFDRLKDGDAPIVHPLTDEKWGQRRFMTRDPAGILVDVVEQIEPAAGFWDQYMAED from the coding sequence ATGAAGGTCCGCGATTTCTATCCACTCATCACCACGCCGCATCTCGCGGACGTACGGGATTTCTATGTCGCCCAATTCGGGTTCCAAGTGGTCTTCGAAGCCAGTTGGTTCGTCTACCTCATTGGTCCGGGCGAGGACGGCACACGTGGAGCGACACTTGCGTTCATGCACCCAGACCATCCCACCCGCCCGCCTGGCCCGGAAAGCTTCAACGGTCTGGGCATGATCCTTACGATCGAGGTCGGCGATGCCGCATCGGCTTTCGATCGCCTGAAGGATGGCGACGCGCCGATTGTTCATCCCCTGACTGACGAAAAATGGGGCCAGCGGCGGTTCATGACGCGGGATCCCGCCGGGATCCTGGTCGATGTGGTCGAGCAGATTGAGCCGGCTGCAGGATTCTGGGACCAGTATATGGCTGAGGACTAA
- a CDS encoding helix-turn-helix domain-containing protein, with amino-acid sequence MAQQTAISVGDHLRAWRERHRLSQLQCALEADISQRHLSFLETGRARPSRDMVIHLAERLNIPLRERNAALLAAGFAPAYTERDLDDPEMEAARSALQMILKGHEPYPALAVDRHWQMLHANAAIGPLLTGVTDAKLLEPPINVLRVSLHPQGLAPMIENLGEWRDHLLHRLSRQIAATRDDVLIRLQAELLSYGNGETKEVGSPASVLVPFRLRTPGGTLSFISTTTVFGTPRDVLLSELAIEAFFPADQATAQLIGK; translated from the coding sequence ATGGCACAGCAGACGGCGATCAGTGTCGGCGATCACCTTCGCGCCTGGCGGGAGCGGCATCGCCTCAGTCAGCTCCAATGCGCGCTCGAGGCTGACATTTCGCAGCGCCACCTGAGCTTCCTCGAAACGGGACGGGCAAGGCCCAGCCGCGACATGGTCATCCACCTGGCTGAACGGCTGAATATCCCGTTGCGGGAGCGCAACGCCGCCCTGCTCGCCGCCGGCTTCGCCCCTGCCTATACCGAGCGGGACCTCGATGACCCCGAAATGGAAGCAGCGCGGTCGGCCCTGCAAATGATCCTGAAGGGGCACGAGCCTTATCCAGCACTCGCGGTCGACCGTCATTGGCAGATGCTTCATGCCAATGCCGCTATTGGCCCGCTCCTCACCGGAGTTACTGACGCAAAGCTGCTCGAACCGCCGATCAATGTGCTTCGAGTGAGCCTCCATCCCCAAGGCCTTGCTCCGATGATCGAAAATCTGGGCGAATGGCGTGACCACCTGCTCCATCGGCTCAGCCGGCAGATCGCTGCGACGCGTGACGACGTATTGATCCGGTTACAGGCGGAACTGTTGAGCTACGGAAACGGCGAGACCAAAGAAGTCGGAAGTCCTGCGAGTGTGCTGGTGCCCTTCCGGCTCAGAACGCCGGGCGGAACCCTGTCATTCATCTCGACCACCACCGTCTTCGGCACTCCCAGAGACGTGCTGCTATCGGAGCTGGCCATCGAAGCCTTCTTTCCGGCCGATCAGGCGACTGCACAACTCATCGGGAAATAA
- a CDS encoding GFA family protein, translating into MDRFTGSCLCGNVRIVASGRPYRVGLCHCLDCRKHHGALFHASAIFPQEAVTIEGETRDYAGRFFCPRCGSSVFARTADEIEVNLGSLDAPDQLTPSYESWTIRRESWLPPFPLKRQYERDRDATNRFED; encoded by the coding sequence ATGGACCGGTTCACCGGCAGTTGCCTGTGCGGGAATGTGCGAATCGTGGCGTCGGGTCGGCCATACCGGGTCGGCCTTTGTCACTGTCTCGACTGCCGCAAGCATCACGGCGCGCTGTTTCACGCGTCGGCGATCTTCCCTCAGGAGGCGGTGACGATCGAAGGCGAAACACGCGACTATGCCGGACGGTTTTTCTGCCCGCGTTGCGGTTCCTCGGTGTTCGCACGCACCGCAGACGAAATCGAAGTGAACCTAGGGTCCCTCGATGCCCCTGACCAACTCACGCCAAGCTATGAAAGCTGGACCATTCGTCGCGAGTCGTGGTTGCCACCATTTCCGCTCAAGAGACAGTACGAGCGGGACCGTGACGCCACGAACCGCTTCGAGGACTAG
- a CDS encoding xanthine dehydrogenase family protein molybdopterin-binding subunit produces the protein MTTAVIGKPVSRVDGRQKVTGTATYAAEFEVPNLAYAAVVRSTIASGRITSIDTAEAERASGVLALLTHRNAPRLAYRPHKGMTDPVTGERLHVLQDDRVNHQGQPIALVIGESLEQANHAARLVRVSYAAQVATTDISSAKPTDPTHEKTDQGEARPDETRRGDPEGALAAAEVRVDETYVIPRENHNPIEMHATIAAWDGDRLTLWDKTQWVHNVADELAAVFGIPAENVHVISPFVGGAFGSGLRVWPHVTLAALGARVVGRPVKLMLSRRDMYYGVGYRPHTVQRVALSASGDGKLTAVIHEGYQETSTYEEYTEALLNASRFLHSSPNVFTRHRLAPMNVHTPTYMRAPGEASGVFALECAMDELAMALGIDPLELRLRNEPEQDEDKSLPFSSRSTRECYRAAAERFGWSQRSPQPRSMRDGRWLIGWGMATATYPMNYAPASALARLLPDGTAEVTSAASDMGPGTWTSMTQVAAETLGLPVERVKFTLGDTRLPRAPVHGGSMTMASVGSAVQAACRQAREEALARGGANELAEAMQRLGQPIEARADVKPGDASKRFSMHAFGAVFVEVAVDPDLGETRVRRMVGAYGAGRIVNPKTTRSQCIGGMIGGIGMALMEHSVVDARNGRVPNANFAEYAVPVHADAPAVMDVLFVEEHDPHVNPLGVKGVGEIALVGVAPAITNAIFHATGKRIRELPVTPDKLL, from the coding sequence ATGACCACCGCAGTCATCGGAAAGCCGGTCAGCCGCGTCGATGGCCGCCAGAAGGTTACCGGCACCGCCACTTATGCCGCCGAATTCGAGGTGCCGAACCTCGCCTATGCCGCTGTGGTCCGAAGCACGATCGCGAGCGGCCGCATCACGTCCATTGACACGGCGGAGGCTGAACGAGCGTCCGGGGTTCTGGCTCTTCTGACACACCGCAACGCGCCTCGGCTCGCTTATCGCCCACATAAGGGCATGACTGATCCCGTTACCGGCGAGCGTCTGCACGTGTTGCAGGACGACAGGGTGAACCATCAAGGCCAGCCGATCGCTCTGGTGATCGGCGAAAGCCTGGAACAGGCAAACCATGCCGCAAGGCTGGTGCGCGTCAGCTACGCAGCTCAGGTAGCGACCACCGATATCAGCAGCGCCAAACCAACCGACCCAACGCATGAGAAGACTGACCAGGGCGAGGCCAGGCCGGACGAGACACGGCGCGGCGATCCCGAAGGGGCGCTGGCCGCGGCGGAGGTCAGGGTTGACGAGACCTATGTCATCCCGCGCGAGAATCATAACCCTATCGAGATGCACGCAACCATCGCTGCATGGGATGGCGACCGCCTGACCCTGTGGGACAAGACGCAGTGGGTGCACAATGTTGCGGATGAGCTCGCGGCGGTGTTCGGCATTCCAGCCGAGAATGTTCACGTCATCTCGCCCTTTGTCGGCGGCGCCTTCGGCTCAGGCCTGCGGGTATGGCCGCATGTGACGCTGGCCGCGCTTGGCGCCCGGGTCGTCGGACGGCCGGTCAAGCTGATGCTGTCGCGGCGGGATATGTATTACGGCGTGGGCTATCGTCCGCACACGGTGCAGCGAGTCGCCCTCAGCGCCTCTGGGGATGGCAAGCTCACGGCCGTTATACATGAGGGATATCAGGAGACCTCGACTTACGAGGAGTATACGGAAGCGCTGCTCAACGCGAGCCGGTTTCTTCACTCCAGTCCGAATGTCTTCACGCGGCATCGGCTGGCGCCCATGAATGTGCACACGCCGACCTATATGCGCGCACCCGGCGAGGCGAGCGGCGTATTCGCGCTGGAATGCGCCATGGACGAGCTTGCCATGGCGCTCGGTATCGACCCGCTCGAGTTGCGCTTGCGCAACGAGCCGGAGCAGGACGAGGACAAGAGCCTTCCATTCTCGAGTCGCTCGACCCGGGAGTGCTACCGGGCTGCGGCGGAGCGCTTCGGCTGGAGCCAGCGTTCTCCACAGCCGCGCTCGATGCGAGATGGCCGCTGGCTGATCGGCTGGGGTATGGCAACGGCCACCTATCCCATGAACTATGCCCCTGCCTCGGCCCTGGCCCGGCTGCTGCCTGATGGCACCGCGGAGGTGACGAGCGCGGCAAGCGACATGGGGCCGGGCACCTGGACATCCATGACCCAGGTTGCGGCCGAGACGCTCGGGCTGCCCGTCGAGCGAGTGAAGTTCACTCTCGGCGATACCCGTCTGCCGCGGGCACCGGTGCATGGCGGTTCGATGACCATGGCAAGCGTCGGCAGCGCCGTTCAGGCGGCGTGCCGGCAGGCGCGCGAGGAGGCACTCGCCCGGGGCGGGGCCAATGAGCTGGCGGAGGCCATGCAGCGTCTCGGCCAGCCCATCGAGGCCCGGGCGGACGTGAAACCGGGTGATGCGAGCAAGCGGTTCTCGATGCATGCATTCGGGGCCGTTTTCGTGGAGGTCGCGGTGGATCCCGATCTCGGCGAGACGCGCGTGCGGCGCATGGTCGGGGCCTATGGGGCCGGCCGCATCGTCAATCCGAAGACCACCCGCAGCCAGTGCATCGGCGGCATGATCGGCGGGATCGGCATGGCGCTGATGGAGCACTCGGTGGTGGATGCCCGCAATGGGCGGGTTCCGAACGCCAACTTTGCCGAATATGCGGTGCCGGTGCATGCGGATGCGCCAGCGGTGATGGACGTGCTGTTTGTCGAGGAGCACGACCCCCATGTGAACCCGCTCGGGGTGAAGGGCGTCGGCGAAATCGCCCTAGTGGGTGTCGCCCCGGCCATCACCAACGCGATCTTCCACGCAACCGGCAAGCGCATCCGGGAGCTGCCTGTCACGCCGGACAAGCTGCTCTAG
- a CDS encoding FAD binding domain-containing protein — MHPFALERPRDLSAALAFGAQAGRNDAPAEYIAGGTDMVQLLQEDVRRPDRLISLAGLLDGRIESGSQGLRLGAAATMAEVAAHPAIMEQYPVISEALLNSASPQVRNQATMGGNLLQRTRCPYFRDIGYADCNKRAPGSGCAAIGGENRWHAVLGTSENCIAAHPSDLAVALIALDAAVEVLGPSGQRVVPLAELHRLPGDAPHMETVLEPGEVIAAITVPANPAARRSHYLKVRDRASFEFAVVSAAVALDMDGSRIRQARIALGGVGTKPWRVPRVEAALAGASLDEAALRQAAAFAAEGAQGRGDNDFKIELMQRAIVRAVGIAGARA; from the coding sequence ATGCATCCCTTTGCCCTAGAACGGCCCCGCGATCTTTCCGCAGCGCTCGCCTTTGGTGCTCAGGCCGGGCGCAACGACGCGCCGGCCGAATATATCGCGGGTGGCACCGATATGGTGCAACTGCTCCAGGAAGACGTCCGCCGGCCCGACAGGCTCATCAGCCTCGCCGGGCTTCTCGACGGCCGCATCGAGAGCGGATCGCAAGGGCTCAGGCTCGGCGCTGCCGCCACGATGGCGGAGGTTGCGGCTCATCCTGCTATCATGGAGCAGTATCCGGTGATCTCCGAGGCGCTGCTGAACTCAGCGAGCCCACAGGTGCGCAATCAGGCGACCATGGGTGGCAATCTCCTGCAGCGCACTCGTTGCCCATATTTCCGTGACATTGGCTATGCGGATTGCAACAAGCGCGCACCAGGCTCGGGCTGCGCCGCGATCGGCGGTGAAAACCGCTGGCACGCGGTGCTGGGTACGAGCGAGAATTGCATCGCCGCGCATCCGTCCGACCTCGCGGTCGCGCTCATCGCGCTCGATGCTGCGGTCGAGGTGCTTGGCCCTAGCGGTCAGCGCGTTGTCCCGCTCGCGGAGTTGCACCGGTTGCCGGGAGATGCGCCGCATATGGAGACAGTGCTCGAGCCCGGGGAAGTGATTGCTGCGATCACTGTACCGGCCAATCCGGCCGCGCGGCGCTCCCATTATCTCAAGGTCCGCGATCGGGCTTCGTTCGAATTCGCGGTCGTCTCGGCGGCGGTTGCGCTCGACATGGATGGCTCACGCATCCGCCAAGCGCGCATTGCCCTTGGCGGGGTTGGAACCAAGCCTTGGCGCGTCCCACGCGTGGAAGCGGCTCTGGCCGGAGCCAGCCTCGATGAGGCTGCGCTGCGACAGGCGGCGGCATTCGCAGCGGAAGGCGCACAGGGGCGCGGCGATAACGACTTCAAGATCGAGCTCATGCAGCGCGCCATCGTGCGCGCGGTTGGAATCGCAGGAGCACGCGCATGA
- a CDS encoding (2Fe-2S)-binding protein — MSSVVPPAAAQEAAQQTVKGSAALDVVLHVNGTEHQLMLDPRTTLLDALREHLHLTGSKKGCGLGQCGACTVLMDGKRVKSCLSLAALVEGREITTIEGLAQEGELHPLQAAFIERDAFQCGYCTPGQIMSGIACIAEGHAGSPQEIRDWMSGNICRCGAYDHIVAAIQDAASVTGSTQGG; from the coding sequence ATGTCCAGTGTCGTCCCACCCGCGGCTGCGCAAGAAGCAGCACAACAAACTGTGAAAGGGTCTGCAGCGCTGGATGTGGTGCTCCATGTCAACGGAACCGAGCACCAGCTGATGCTTGATCCGCGGACGACGCTTCTCGATGCCCTGCGCGAGCACCTACACCTCACTGGCTCTAAAAAGGGCTGCGGTCTCGGCCAGTGCGGCGCCTGCACGGTGCTGATGGACGGCAAACGCGTGAAGTCATGCCTCTCGCTTGCGGCGCTCGTGGAGGGTCGCGAGATCACGACCATAGAAGGGCTCGCTCAAGAGGGAGAACTCCACCCGCTGCAGGCCGCCTTCATCGAGCGTGATGCGTTCCAGTGCGGCTATTGCACGCCGGGCCAGATCATGTCCGGCATTGCCTGTATCGCGGAGGGGCATGCCGGCTCGCCCCAGGAGATCCGGGACTGGATGAGCGGCAATATCTGCCGTTGCGGCGCCTATGATCATATCGTGGCAGCGATCCAAGACGCGGCATCCGTAACTGGCTCGACGCAGGGAGGCTGA
- a CDS encoding alpha/beta hydrolase encodes MARLVQGRVLADIHAMWLLKLTLALAGCYAALVGILYALQTRLIFPTSLAAFGPDLPERARAIDLAAQDGERVVLVRLSARRPAAEPRPLLLGFGGNAWNADAVALTLHETFPEHEVAALHYRGYRPSTGSPSASALFEDARRAHDHLARDAQAGIIAIGLSLGAAVAVDLASTRPVRGIVLVTPFDSLRELAAHHYPWIPVRLLLRHRMEPAATLRDLDVPTAIILAENDTIVPAPRSTALREAVRDLRSEIAIRAGHNDLYGHPDFAGALRASVAAVTRD; translated from the coding sequence GTGGCGCGCCTTGTCCAAGGTCGAGTCCTGGCCGACATTCATGCGATGTGGCTCCTGAAACTGACGCTCGCACTCGCTGGATGTTACGCTGCTCTTGTCGGCATTCTATACGCGCTGCAGACCCGGCTGATCTTCCCGACCAGCCTTGCAGCCTTCGGACCCGATTTACCTGAGCGCGCACGGGCCATCGACCTGGCGGCACAGGACGGCGAGCGCGTGGTTCTGGTACGCCTATCGGCAAGGCGACCCGCAGCCGAACCACGCCCGCTCCTGCTGGGCTTCGGCGGCAATGCCTGGAATGCCGATGCTGTCGCCCTGACGCTGCACGAGACCTTCCCCGAGCACGAAGTTGCGGCGCTTCACTACCGCGGATATCGCCCAAGTACTGGAAGCCCGTCAGCCTCGGCCCTGTTCGAGGATGCCCGGCGCGCCCACGACCACCTCGCCCGTGACGCCCAAGCCGGCATTATTGCCATTGGACTTAGCCTGGGCGCTGCGGTTGCGGTTGATCTGGCGAGCACCAGGCCTGTGCGGGGCATCGTCCTGGTGACACCCTTCGACTCGCTCAGAGAACTCGCCGCCCACCACTATCCCTGGATCCCGGTGCGCCTCTTGCTGCGCCATCGCATGGAACCCGCAGCCACTCTGCGCGACCTCGACGTACCCACAGCCATTATCCTGGCAGAAAACGACACCATCGTTCCTGCGCCACGCTCGACCGCTCTTCGCGAAGCTGTTCGGGATCTGCGCAGCGAGATCGCCATACGCGCCGGCCACAATGACCTCTATGGCCATCCCGATTTCGCCGGCGCCTTACGCGCTTCCGTTGCGGCAGTCACGCGTGATTGA
- a CDS encoding alpha/beta fold hydrolase: protein MTKITAFEDIELREMQVDSTSIALRMHGSGPPVLLLHGFPQTHLMWRFVAPALAASFTVICPDLRGYGRSGCPASTPDHAPYSKRAMAEDMVLLMEQLGFSRFSIAGHDRGGRVAYRLALDYPEHVGRLAVLDIVPTADAWEKADKRFACAFWPWSLLAQPEPLPERLIAAAPGAIIDDALNAWGSSPQAFGENIRKAYIAALSDPAHIHAICEEYRAAATLDHAHDTADRQAGRRITCPVLALWSSKGGLQSWYAEAGGPLGLWRTWAEDVSGQALDAGHFFPEEIPEITADLLGRFFAATAED from the coding sequence ATGACGAAAATCACCGCCTTTGAAGATATCGAGCTGCGCGAGATGCAGGTGGATTCAACCTCCATCGCTCTGCGCATGCATGGCTCGGGCCCGCCGGTTCTACTGCTGCACGGTTTCCCGCAAACGCATCTGATGTGGCGGTTCGTGGCCCCGGCTCTCGCCGCGAGCTTTACGGTGATTTGCCCCGATCTGCGCGGATATGGCCGCAGCGGCTGTCCGGCATCGACGCCCGATCATGCCCCCTACTCAAAGCGTGCAATGGCTGAAGACATGGTCCTGCTCATGGAGCAGCTTGGCTTCTCGCGCTTTTCCATCGCTGGCCATGATCGCGGTGGCCGCGTCGCCTATAGGCTCGCGCTCGACTATCCCGAGCACGTTGGTCGGCTCGCGGTCCTCGATATCGTGCCGACGGCCGATGCCTGGGAGAAGGCTGATAAGCGCTTTGCCTGCGCATTCTGGCCTTGGTCACTCCTTGCCCAGCCAGAGCCTCTGCCCGAACGGCTGATCGCCGCCGCCCCGGGTGCGATCATTGACGATGCGCTCAACGCTTGGGGATCTTCACCACAGGCTTTCGGGGAGAATATTCGCAAAGCCTATATCGCAGCGCTGAGTGATCCGGCGCATATTCACGCGATTTGTGAGGAATATCGGGCGGCAGCGACCCTGGACCATGCTCATGACACTGCTGACCGCCAAGCGGGTCGGCGCATCACCTGCCCCGTGCTCGCGCTGTGGAGCAGCAAAGGTGGTCTGCAAAGCTGGTATGCTGAAGCCGGCGGCCCGCTCGGCCTATGGCGCACTTGGGCAGAGGACGTCTCTGGCCAAGCCTTGGACGCCGGTCATTTCTTCCCCGAGGAGATTCCCGAGATCACCGCCGACCTCCTCGGCCGCTTCTTTGCTGCAACGGCTGAGGATTGA
- a CDS encoding VOC family protein, translating into MKPSVSVITLGVDDLEASVKFYRDGLGLSTQGIIGQEFDHGAVAFFDLQHGLKLALFARTNIAHDAGIEPGGRSATEFTLGHNVGSEAEVDAVMTQAIGAGARLVKRAQKTFWGGYAGYFQDPDGHLWEVVYNPALLPDD; encoded by the coding sequence ATGAAACCCAGCGTCAGCGTGATCACCCTCGGTGTCGACGACCTCGAAGCATCGGTGAAGTTCTACCGGGACGGACTGGGGCTCTCGACGCAAGGGATCATCGGACAAGAATTCGACCATGGCGCCGTGGCGTTTTTCGACCTTCAGCATGGGCTGAAGCTGGCGCTGTTCGCGCGGACGAATATTGCGCATGATGCCGGCATCGAACCAGGCGGCCGCAGCGCGACCGAGTTCACGCTCGGCCATAATGTCGGCAGCGAAGCGGAAGTCGACGCGGTCATGACGCAAGCGATCGGTGCCGGGGCTCGCCTCGTGAAGCGGGCGCAGAAGACATTCTGGGGTGGGTATGCCGGGTATTTTCAGGATCCAGATGGCCATCTGTGGGAGGTGGTCTATAACCCGGCGCTGCTACCGGACGATTAG
- a CDS encoding SRPBCC domain-containing protein, whose product MSEKGEVSSLSCLTFRRILPGPVERVWAHLTDTRLLPSWFGDDSSIEPRPGGTVRIMGGHVRGIVTQWQPCRKLVYTWNVFDPNDGPDAVSAYPESYPTFELGPSGADVVLTFKHFPIPERFIAQSAVGWHSMLDILSAALKGERVEDRSVYSQKNAAVYGVDLANLAR is encoded by the coding sequence ATGAGCGAAAAGGGTGAGGTTTCAAGCCTCTCATGCCTGACCTTCCGTCGCATTCTGCCCGGACCGGTCGAGAGGGTCTGGGCGCATCTGACCGATACAAGGCTTCTGCCCTCCTGGTTTGGAGATGACAGCTCGATCGAGCCACGACCGGGAGGGACCGTGCGCATCATGGGCGGACATGTGCGCGGCATCGTCACCCAGTGGCAGCCTTGCCGGAAACTCGTTTACACGTGGAATGTCTTCGATCCGAATGACGGTCCGGATGCGGTCTCCGCCTATCCGGAATCCTATCCGACATTCGAGCTTGGGCCATCCGGCGCGGATGTGGTTCTCACCTTCAAGCATTTCCCCATCCCCGAGCGCTTCATCGCGCAAAGCGCCGTCGGCTGGCATTCGATGCTCGACATTCTCAGCGCCGCCCTCAAGGGCGAGAGGGTCGAGGACAGGTCCGTCTATTCACAGAAGAATGCCGCAGTTTACGGGGTCGACCTTGCCAATCTGGCGAGATGA
- a CDS encoding metalloregulator ArsR/SmtB family transcription factor: MDSFAALADPTRRHILESLARGPLSSGEIAAQFEITAPAISQHLKALRAAKLVRARAQGQRRIYSLNPEGIEELGGWIDQLRQFWAGKFDALDTALRSAPEQDVKQLDTGDGNERKG; this comes from the coding sequence ATGGACAGTTTTGCAGCCCTTGCCGATCCGACGCGCCGCCACATTCTGGAAAGCCTCGCGCGTGGGCCGCTTTCGTCCGGCGAGATCGCCGCTCAGTTCGAGATCACGGCGCCGGCAATCTCCCAGCATCTCAAGGCGCTCAGGGCAGCCAAGCTCGTCCGTGCGCGTGCGCAGGGGCAAAGGCGGATCTACTCCCTCAACCCCGAGGGCATCGAGGAGCTTGGTGGCTGGATCGACCAGCTCCGGCAGTTCTGGGCAGGTAAGTTCGACGCTCTAGATACAGCGCTGCGCAGCGCGCCAGAGCAGGATGTGAAGCAGCTGGACACAGGAGACGGGAATGAGCGAAAAGGGTGA
- a CDS encoding anti-sigma factor family protein has product MSRLSFSDETLMAYADGQLDEKVAGALEQAMLNDPTLVAQVVAYIRSRHLAREAFGANTSPSVPPRLEAAVRKAIAEPEVQPKPATASGERSGEQERFRTSDPGPERKPPPKSIGRMAALAASVALVIGAAAGFGAQRLLSLEEPAGTQGLLAKLEQPSVLSNLDHLPSGAEQSTPAGTVRAIASFKRPSGELCREFRVADDARRSDAIACRDAGKWTITFAALDTGNPEDYVPAAEDDPVDAYLRKAGLGEPLDAAAEQAVLRR; this is encoded by the coding sequence ATGTCTCGGCTTAGCTTTAGTGACGAGACCCTTATGGCCTATGCGGATGGCCAGCTTGATGAGAAGGTGGCCGGAGCCCTGGAGCAGGCCATGTTGAACGATCCGACACTGGTGGCCCAGGTGGTTGCGTATATCAGGAGCCGGCATCTGGCCCGAGAGGCCTTTGGCGCCAATACCTCACCGTCTGTTCCGCCTCGTCTCGAAGCCGCTGTCCGCAAGGCCATCGCCGAACCGGAGGTCCAGCCGAAGCCGGCGACGGCATCTGGCGAGCGCAGCGGAGAACAGGAGCGCTTTAGAACCAGCGATCCTGGGCCGGAACGCAAGCCTCCGCCCAAGTCGATCGGGCGCATGGCAGCGCTGGCCGCCTCGGTCGCGCTGGTGATCGGTGCTGCGGCCGGCTTCGGTGCTCAGCGGCTCTTAAGCTTGGAGGAGCCGGCGGGCACTCAGGGCTTGCTCGCAAAGCTCGAACAGCCCAGCGTGCTGAGCAATCTCGACCATCTTCCCTCTGGCGCAGAACAGAGCACGCCGGCCGGTACGGTTCGCGCCATTGCCAGTTTCAAGCGGCCGAGCGGTGAACTTTGCCGGGAATTCCGGGTGGCGGACGATGCACGGCGCAGCGATGCGATCGCATGCCGGGATGCCGGCAAATGGACCATCACCTTTGCGGCACTCGATACGGGTAATCCCGAGGATTACGTGCCGGCTGCAGAGGATGATCCGGTCGATGCGTATTTGAGAAAGGCAGGGCTTGGGGAGCCGCTCGATGCTGCGGCCGAGCAGGCGGTGCTCCGGCGATAG
- a CDS encoding RNA polymerase sigma factor, whose protein sequence is MSVAFSLKDEEALNSRIGHDLVCLLPRLRHYALVLCRSPALADDLVQDTCVRALAAADSWMPGTRFDAWVFRILRNHWIDVVRHNKVEARRDDVDIEAAGGQTESGEPGIISRFELADVCRAIDLLPADQQEVLLLVCGQDMTYREAADILGVPVGTVMSRLARARKRLLELTNGGQPTRR, encoded by the coding sequence GTGAGTGTCGCGTTCTCTCTGAAAGACGAGGAAGCACTGAATTCCAGGATCGGGCATGATCTGGTCTGTCTGCTGCCGCGGCTGCGCCATTATGCGCTCGTGTTATGCCGATCACCTGCATTGGCGGACGATCTGGTGCAGGATACCTGCGTACGTGCGCTCGCGGCCGCCGATAGCTGGATGCCCGGAACCCGGTTCGATGCCTGGGTCTTCCGGATCCTGCGCAATCACTGGATCGACGTGGTTCGCCACAACAAAGTCGAGGCCCGGCGCGATGATGTGGATATCGAGGCGGCGGGCGGGCAGACGGAAAGCGGAGAGCCGGGCATCATTTCCCGGTTCGAGCTGGCGGATGTCTGCCGGGCGATCGACCTTTTGCCTGCCGATCAACAGGAGGTGCTTCTGCTTGTCTGCGGACAGGACATGACTTATCGGGAGGCGGCTGACATCTTGGGCGTTCCGGTGGGGACGGTAATGAGCCGGCTCGCGCGTGCGCGCAAGCGACTGCTTGAGCTGACGAATGGAGGCCAGCCCACGAGAAGATAG